The nucleotide window GACTATCTTCGAAGACTTTTCTTAAGGCAGTGACCTAACTGATCGAGAGAGAGTGCTGTTTTACCGATTTTCCATACAGAAGCAGAATTTTCCGAATCAAAGTATTCTTTGACTTTGGGGTATGGTCCTTTGCCTTGTAATTTGAACTTTGACCACTTGGTGTCTACGACCTTAAACGACGTACTGATTTAATGGTGAAAAACTACGAAAGTTACATTGTATAAATcctttattacgttttatttttatgttacagaatttttatctcgaggATTAAATTTTGTACGGACAGAAAAATTGATCATCAAGTTTTACAATATTGCAAATCCAAAGAATTTGTTAAGAATACAAGTATGGTGTTTCTCGACAGTGCTTATGTTTGTTTTACTTCGTATATAAGAGTGAATCACAGATCTTAACATCGGATCCCGGTGGGGATCTTGTAGTCTGATATTGGTCAAGAAAACATAGAGATCAGTCTTCCAACTTTGCGGGCCCATTATCTTTCAACACGGAGGATCTTTAATCACAATACGAAGTAGAAAGAAGGTGGTTGCTAAAATTATCTCTTAGACCGCGTAAAAAACGAGATAACGAAGCAACCAAACCGTGATTGAATTTAATCCGTGTCAATTGAAAATAGAGGCCAGTTAAGATCTTGCAATTACGATCAAAATCCTTGCTTACACcaacaaaaaaaagcataGCCGATGAAGGGGGGCTACAATGTCCTCCTTTGGCAATTGATTGTTACATTGCTCGAACTTGTTCTTCTCTATCCCCCTTTAACATGGGGCCGTCATGAGTCTCGGTCTAGAGAAGACCTTGATTTTCAGTGGTTGATTTCATTCAAGTTACATTCGGGCGTAACCTTGCACCTAGGTTATCTCTGTATGTAACTCCCGCACTTTTCCATAACTTTCTGTTTCATTACAGTAAAGTTAAGTCATTAGTTCAATCTAATAGTATGTCCAAAAGAGAAGTAAAAGATGGTTGAGCTGGTACATGAATCGAGGTCTAGTTTGACCCATTGCACCATAATAACGTCGACTACAATTTTTTGCATATGacaaacgtaaaaaagaaaatgattttaattttttctttaggGCAAACGATTTTTTGGCTTCGATTGGCGCCATCGTCTATTGTGCTCATTCATTCGCAGCTTCTTCTTGGCAGCCATCATGAATCTTTCGTGAACAGTGAGCTGTAAAAAAagtgataattatattttacgaattatcattataaaaacataattatagcatataaaatataatttataagtaGTAGCACGAAATACGAACCGAAATTTAtagtttgaaaattatatactatTGTATATGTAACGAAATGTGACAAATAGATAATTTGATAGGTTGTAATATTTCACGTGAACTCTCAATCCTCTTGTATTTGGCTTTCTTTACATGCAAATATATAGGATAAATTTACatgaaatattttcgcttGCAAACGAAGTAGTTGGTAGCGTTAGTAGCGTCTTTCCGAACGCACCTTATGGATACGAGGGACATGAAAGGGCTCGAAAAGAGGTGGAGGAGGGAGATGACACGCGCGCTGCCGCGTGAGAGTACCGCGAGATTCAGCGAGGGAGCGAGATGCGATATACGCGTTGTATATGTATGTCATTGAGGTGGTGTGCTCGTCGCTCGAACACCCGTGTACGCGACTGCTGGCTGTTAAGTATTGATAGAGCGCCGCCAACGTTTCAGCACGCCGGGATGACGCGCGAGTAACCGGGACGCGAGGACCACGAACGGTGTCGCGGACGCCCGAGACGGCAGCTAGAATGCACGGCCGTCCTCGTTGCAGCGCGTACGTGTCGCAAGTGAGCCGAGCTCGCGATGGACGCGGCCATGTTTCCTGCTAGCAGAAATCCTGTGCGTTAGTGAGTCGCGCTGATCGTGTGCCACCGGAAGAGCGGAGCGTGCAGAATGCCGAAATGCGATGTGAAGACGAGGTATTTGCCAGCTACGTTCGCGTGGATGGTCCTACTCGTCACCACGGCGCTCTTCTTCATCTTTCCGTAAGCtgtccctctctctctcttctctctctctttttgtaCCGTCTCGCTTCGCTCGTGCGCAAGCACGTTCGTCGGGAACGAGGAGCTCCTCTTCGCAGTCTCTAAAGAATGTTGAATCTCACGTGTTTGTTACAGATGCTCGAACTACTATGTCTCTCGATGGGGCTTGTGGGTACCGGCTCTGCAGGGCGTCATCACCTTTTTCGTAGTGATAAACTTCTCGTTGGCGACGTTTATGGATCCTGGGGTTATACCAAAAGGTATAATTAGAAAACGAGCATATTCATGTGGTATTTTATGACGAGTTGCGAATACAGAGAAcatgattttcttttaaagccCCTCCTGACGAAGATCGGGAGGACGATTTTCGTGCTCCATTGTACAAGAATGTGGAGATCAATGGCATTACTGTGCGCATGAAATGGTGCGTTACCTGCAAATTTTATCGGCCCCCGCGTTGCTCACACTGCAGTGTTTGCAATCATTGTATCGAGGTATGTTTCcgtttttattaacgttttttcgaatatatattttaaaaaaaattatctaaaaccctatatttttttagacatTTGACCATCACTGCCCATGGGTAAATAACTGCATTGGTAGGAGAAACTACagatatttcttcttttttcttttgtcacTTAGTTTTCATATGCTCAGTATATTTGGGCTCTGTCTATATTACTTACTGGAGCATAAAGAGCATTTGAGTGAAGTTAATACCATTGTTGCGTATCCTTTTGaagtaaaatacaattaataatgtgCAGCATAAGGTTTATACATTTAATGTTGATCTTATATGGTCCTTAATCTACATACAGTCTCATACTTATGGGAGTAGTAATGCTCTTATTCATTCCAATCTTTGGACTGACCGGCTTTCACGTAGTCCTAGTTTCCAGAGGACGCACGACGAACGAACAAGTAACAGGCAAATTTAATGGAGGCTACAATCCTTTTTCTCGTGGTTGTCTGCGCAATTGCTGTTACACACAATTTGGACCACAATACCCAAGGTATTGCAAGGAGCCAAggtattgtaaaattaatatcgtgtGTAgagattattttgtaataatgaaTTTTCTCTGTAATTTGCAGCTTACTTAAACCTGATAAGTATTCAGGAAAGCGACGTGGAGCATGTGCGTCAGAGATATCGACTATAGGCAGTGAAAACCAGGTAAAGACCTACATGGATAGCAGCAATGGTGTTAGAAATGCCAGTTCAAATGCTTACAATAAGGTAAGAGCTAGCGCAGTCTtgcttatttttctttgtaaacaACGTGacttcaatttaaaattaacgctTACACTTAAgcttgtattattattataatttgtgtTAATTATTCTTACTGTTCATTAGCACAGACGAATTTAGATGAAGCCTATGTCTTAAGTATTCTTCTATAAGCACTCTTCTGCTTATATGCAGTTTTCAAGCATGTACAGCATGGCTAGCAATATATAGTTGTACCACTATTATAGTAACTATATTtgtaaacaattttaaatttacaattttttagtACTAGCTTTGTAGTAATCTTTACtatagaatttaatatatacacatttatatgttttttttactatattcGTAGAATATGAGTTGCAGCGACGATACCTCGTCTATCAGTTCCATTGAATCCAAAGTCCTAAGATGCCTTTACTAATTCATCCTATGGTTTACGTATATCCCATTTGTTCCAATTGATCTTAAAATTCATaggaaatatatgtattacatatatatatatttttcagaataattaaacatctcttttatttgaaattatttctccgATGTGATTAATAACGTCAATATGGTTTCTAAACTTATAGTTATCTCCTGGAAGAGATGGATCGGATACAGACATGGAACCGACGGCGTCTCAGTCTGCAGATTGCGAACCTACGCCACCGTTGCAAAGACACGGTTCCAAAAGCAATTTCTTCCTGCCACCTGTGGAGACAAACGAATCTCCCAGGCATCCTCCGCCGTCGCAGCATCGCCATCCAATACATTATCCTAGAGGCAGTCCACATCCAAGGCCGAGGTATTGAAATATGATAGCGATTTTCAATATGCAAAACGATTTCATACGATACTCATATATCACTTGTTTACAGAGGGATGAACGGATCTCGAAGTCACACACCTGATCCGTTATCGCCAGAAACGAGTGGTTCTCCGGCTACGCTTCCTCAGCGTCAAGGTGGCGCCAGTCCGACGATGCAACAACGTATTAAAGCTATTGGAGTTCCTACTCCGCTTGCCATATCCAGTCCTATACGAAGGTACATCATACTTatgcattattataaaaaaaagattaaagaatatcttaatttaatatggagaaatatcttttaatataaacacatttacacgtaaaaaaaaaaaaaacaaaagtaatagGGAggcttaataaaaattcggtCAATTTTTATCCGAATTATTCGAAATACTTATATACAATTtcaaacttattatttttattcatttatatacatatatatatatatatcgcgatTTTCACATTGCACAAAATTATCTCAATGTAGAGAGCAAGAGGGAAACGCCACACTAGTAATAGTTACAATGCATCTCTTGAGCACGCTGCCAATACAAAGTGAACGATATTCCTCTTATGATATCCTTTTTGCTACCCTTCGATATGATGTCGGCCTGTTTTGTCAAGATATCCTTACCCTCACTGTCAAACATCTCACTCTTGCTCTTCTTTCTCCTCCTTTTCTGTCACCACTGTTATCGCCTTCCGGAGGACAAAGGAACGTgtcaaaaaggaaaaattgcGCAATGTAGCttacaataaatattgtaGAGGATTAGTCTCTCTGCATGTATATATTACAAGATATATGGTATATAGATAAGTTTGTGTCCCACTGCAGGGGGTGGTAACTGCAAGGAGCTGCTTTCTACCATCATGTTGCAACCTACTGCAGGTAAACACGAACTTCATCCTACGAGGACATATCGTAGTTTACAATTATGCTTTCTTGCATATATCTTTGTATACATAGAAAAACATGGTTGTAAAAATACAGACCACacgtacacatacacacacacacgttaCGCAAGAACTCctacacatatattttttaggtTCGCTATCTTTTTTTGGTTCTTGAATAGATGCTAATTTCTTAACAGGAATGACGCGCTGCTCTCTCTCCTGTATATCTCGCCAGAGCCGTATTTGTATGGCTACAATGCTCAAGCACTCGCATATTCATCTTGGTTCACTGTACTGTGCATTTGTCGGTTATTGAAAGCATCTTGTGTCGTTAAAGATCTCGAAGAATCTAAGAATCGCTGTGTCTGTTACAGATCAAACCCGGGTACACCGACGCAGGTTCGTCGGCCGGATTTCATAGGCGTAAACGAAGCGCCGACGTACTACGATGTACAGCAGGGAAACAATACGGGAGTCGGAATTCCCAGTTCCATTATTACCGGCTACAGTCCGCAACGGCGTTTCTTGTCGGAGAGCGAGCTCGTGCGACAGGGTACCGATCATCCGTACTCGAGAACGAACAACACGGTCGACAACATACGCGAGCTAGCAGGCTCGCCGCAGCGTGGTGTTTATATGTGGAAAGACAATTCTCCCGGCAGCTATCCAGGTCCACCTCCTGGAGCAGTGAGCGGGGCGCTGCATCAATCGCCTTCCCATCGGCCGCCTACGTCATACGATTATTATCGCTCTAATCCGACGAGCCCGACTCAGCAGTCGCAATATACGACGAACGCTCCTAGGGCAGCGTATCATCCAGCCATAAGGGGTGGAGTACCTGTCTTCCCACCTCAACCGCATCAGTCGCCGCAAGTAAAACGAAAAGCAACCACGATGGCAACGCCCACGACACCCACCTCGGGAGACGCACGGCGTCGACCGATGTCTTTCGTCAGAGCCTTGGAGATGACCGATTCTATGGAATTGGTTTCGGCGCCTAACGACCCGAGATCGCAAAGACCGACCACACCGACACCGGATCGTGCGAGTGTATACGATATGAACTATGAAATATCCGTATAGCCCACCTTCTCGGTCTCCGCACCAACTTGCGGCTGGACGGAGATGCTACGAGAGCCGCTGAATAGTCTGTATATCTTACGCTCCAACGAGAAGAGGATGCATGTTTACGAGATATCCGTCTGAATTCTTCCGTGATTAATACTGTTATTCGCGTTTAACTTTGCACAGAGGCCGATAAACGCAAACCGCGGCTGGTTCTTCAGTTTCGTTTATCGCCATGGGATTATTCTTACAACTACGAGCATGGGACTTGCCACAAAAAAATCGCGATGCACGCGTTGGTGCATATCTGATAAAGTCAGTGatatgtgtgcgcgcgtgaaTTACATTGCGATGGACAGTACACAACATTCGTtctcgacaaaaaaaaagtcggtCCGTCGACGCATTTAATACGTTGTGAATTCACATGAGGTAGTAACTATACGACGAAAACTCATTTCTTTAACTCTTCCTTCGGCAGTGGAATCTTACAGTACAACagtatagaatttttattttacacaaaataaATCAACGGCATGCAAGTGTCCTATCGTAGTATCGTTGATTTagtcgttaataaaaaaaaaaaaagaaaaaaaaatagattccATGTGCATAGcaacaaaatatattcgttACGTCAAGAACAGCGTTTGGTCCGACTGACGATCCGAATTAATGAGTCACGGAAGTGTCAACGAAAGTATATCCCGAGCGCACAGAAGTTGACCTTTATTGGAACCATCACCGATATTCGGTCCTGTCGCTTGACAgaagcaattatattttttagtacaCGTTTAAGGTCAGTTTAGATTTTTATACAACACCGTGACTCATCTTAGAATACAACGTTGATCCAATATCatccctttattttttcttgttcatATCTCCATTGCCGACGTAGCATATGATTTGATAAACGAGAAAAGCACTAGGGGAATCACttgattatattcttattaacCCTTCAAATACCAGAAGAGTTTattgaagataaaaaaaaaagaaaagaaggagtTACTTAACCAACTTAAGTCATTATCAGGATAGAATAACAAATCTGTGTAAAATAATCGTGGAATATGtagcaaatttttaatatacatatttaacaatatttatacgtaaataataaaaaaaaaatataaggcTTTATAATTTCACTTGTTTGTTATAAATGATGATTTTATCGATGTGCCCACTAACatgttttatttctatacAAATTTCTATGTAAAGAGTTTGCAGAAGTGAatgtgaaagagaaaaaggtatgagtgtaaaaaaaaattaatgtgcgAATGAGAAGAGTGGATTTTCAGAAGAGTGAAAAGTACAGTTCTAGTTTTCTTAAATGTATACAGGGGTGGCTGTTCATAATATATGCAtacaacataaaaaataaaaactattttgattttgttaaaaaaaaaaaaaaagaaaaaagacagaagaaattgtaatatacACACTGCATAAATCCATTGCTACATCCATCGCTGTTAAATTTTGTGATATACATCCCGCTAATTGAAATTGCATGATTTCTCTATGATGTATGTGTATAGGACGCCAATTAATTATCGGCTATAATTACATTGCTACAACAGGCTGCaatgcgatattaattaaattttacgtacgCACTCGATTCACAGAATCGACATAGTGTTACGCGACATATCATTTTGACGCCAAAACatcgaatattttttagattaaaacaaaattttgcaTTTGGTACAACCACTGCTTGACTACAGACACAATATTATAATGAagatttaaaagtattttctcCATATCTCTTGATAAGCTATGTTTAGGATTTGTTTAACAAACtcattttgtttttattaagataACAAACTGTGCCAAAAATTATCCGTATTATTCAATCATGTAGTCTTGCTTAAAATAGCATTTAATGAGACAACGGTACAACGTTATGAATTGACTAAGGTAATAATGTATAAGGTATGGCGAGTGTTAAGTGTTTATAATTCGGTGTACTTGTACATAAATATTGCTCGTTACTTCtatcacttaaaaaaaatgtacatacatatatcattCGGTACTTACGTATCGTCGCAGCAATCTACAgaataaaaatcatgaaacaTAGTAATTTATACTGTGTTGTAtcgtgataatattttttgatgtgacgttttttttgttcttgtATTAAGcctattattttgttaaaaaaaaaggaaatagatCATCTGCATCGGGGAAAAACAGCGAGAATGACTTCGATTAAAGGTAaggaattgtaaaattaaattaaataaaattgtaaaatgaatattttaatggaatcaaaatatatttcgtatatatatatataaatatatatataaatatatatatatatatatatatatatatatatatatatatttatatatatatatatatattactgaCATAATTCTTATTATGTTATTGACAAGTGATGTTTCATACTTTCATTGAAATATACATTTGGATGTTTAAAGAAAGTATCATTAGAACAGTCATGTTTCATTTCGAAATACTTGTTACAGGCTGCAAAAGATTGACCGTCCTTCGACAATTTCAGTATAGTTGATATTTCTGGTtcagtaaattaaaagttatattaaaaaaaaaaatatttgtattataatcgtataaataattgtatttttaatgacTCACCATGCTTGTTAAAACCACAGTCAACAAGTTCCTCTTCGAGTACATTGtgtaacatataattaaaaggaCATCCATGACAGTCTCTAGGTCCAAGAGCCGATTCCATAATTTTTGAACATGAGTAAGGCTGATAATTTCGTCGACTACCTTCTAGGCCAAAGGCATATCTTACGGCATAAATCTGTTCTTTGCCAAATTTGACATCGCTCGCCATTTTCGTAAATTCATTTTCCCAAAAAGTCATTACATTAGACAAAGAAAGTCCTATACCCTTCAGGAATAAACAATATTGCACTCTACCACCATGTGTAAGATGATGgttattttttaacgctttATGAAGTACTCTCATACAGAGAGGATAAGAGAATTCTGCAAACTAAAGTAATACAATCtattatatgttatattaaaaattgatatgttaaaacgtttttattaattaaaactaatttactTACCTCATCTAATTGATTGATTGAAACATGTTTTCGTATTTCTTGGTCCTGTACGAATATGGTGTTTTCAATTTGAATactattttctaaattagCAAAGATATAAGCAAACCTTTCATCATTATATAAATTGGCTCTAGCTTCGCGTGCAATCTGATACGTAAtgatagaataaaaaagggtaataataaatgttaacaaTCTCGATAATTACATCCATCCTTACTTCAAAACTTGATATGAAAATTCTTCTAAAGTGTGTCACAAATAGAAATGCCATTTCTTGCTCAGGTATAAAAGCTTTGCCTTGCATTATAAAAGCTTTGCGCTTTTTTAATAGATTAGGTACTTCAGAAAAGGGCACTGAATAAAATTGAGTATTGTcaatatcattaatatatgGAAAAGATGCTTCAAGACATTCCCTgatatctttcttttcattCAAACTAATCTGAAAACAGCAATGAATATATTGCCAGcccaaaaatataaaaaatgtaaaattcgaaatattacGACACGCCACAACCAACCGGAATAAAGTCAAAATTGTTAACGCACATAAAGCGTCTGATTCCCTCGCtatttaaagaagaaaatctCCATTTGAACAATCTTGCTTCTTGCTTAAAAAACCAACGTTTTTTTGATGCGTCAAAGGCCACAACCGATCTCAGTACAAAATGAGAGATGTGATCTCTTTTTCTAGCACAAATATCAACGTCGGTATTTGATCCGTGCCCACGGCTATCGATCAATCTTGCAAATTCAGTTATTTCCTCTTTTAGCAATTCTTTAACCAAGGCAGCTCTGCGTTGCGACACCGACATTGTTAAGTTTCCTAAATGAATTCGTTCTACCAAAGAGAGAACTGCGCATACGAAAATCtattaattatgtacatataaaaattactatattaattaatacgcaaacgtaaaatttaaaaactaaccTTTAAGACGCGTTATACAGATTTCCTTGAGTTCATTTAGCATCACTTCTCCAAATGGAGGGTTTTGATACAATTGTAAATCATGAGAGTACATGTCATCAGGATTATTTGACGTAAGTTTCATCGGAGATGTCATCGCGGATATCACGTTACTCTTCGTACCTGAATCAGATTCAAAAGCGTGAGgcaaaacgaataaaaaataaagcaacaCACTTTTTTTACATGTACAACTTATCATTTAAATTTGCAACAAGTATTGTGTGTATCTATGCTAAATTAATGTTTAGTTAAGTACAAATAAGAGGCGTACCACTGAAAAATAATACccatttaattatcatttactTCTATCACGACATTCAcgacgttaatttttaaatcacaaGCAGTGGCGGCTCATAGCGGATTTCATTGGAATAAAAATCTATCTATCATTAATCGGTTGATAATTggttaaatacttttttatttattttttttttccttctatttTAATGTGCGGTTAAATACTTTCGACATTGTAGGTTATCTTTTAACGCCGGCTTCACGTAAACAGACTTTCGCCGGCATGCTACGCAACGTCAGTGAAAGAgagatatgtatatacgtctACGTTTATAATCCGATGTAATCGTgactgacaaaaaaaaaagaaaaaaaacagaatgcaaaaaaaaacaaagttcaCTTCGTTACGCTAGTATTTTGCATTTCCTCTCATTTTACTTCTGTGTTTCTTTCACTTAAGGTACctacaataattaaaagaaaaaaaaatttttaatgcattaaaaatgtatttgttattaaatacttgttgcatttatgtattattgcatgcatgcattttttttttttttacatgtgcTTGCTCAGAGTAACTTTTCCTGCTTACTGTGTTTTAAACCGGAACTGCTGATATAATTCCAGATGCCGTATTTGCCGTTGCGTTGTGATGCCGCTCGGGCTTGCCGCAGCTTTTTAAAGTCATCCTAAAACAAATGAAGGGTTCGTATTTAGAACACTGACACAATTATTACTTGCACCCGCATGCATCTCACGGTCTCAGCCTGTCAGCGCGGCGCTACTTGTCGCAAGCCCGGAACGTACCTCCTTCGCGCCCGGTTACGGTACGTCTAGCTCGCCTCGTTCGGTCGGGTCGATCGACCTTCCCTCCGCAAacagcggcgacggcgacgacggggACAAGTGCTCGGAGAGACGCGTGCGACAAAAGTGGACTGCGGCCGAATTCGCGAGCGTATATAACTTACTGACTCAGTGCATTCTAGCTCGTGTCGAGGACGGTGTCGTGCGTGAACCGAGCCGTGTATTCAATAGTTCTCTTTACGGCTCTGCACCGTGGATCTACGCCGGGATTGATTCCCTCGCCTGTCACTGGACACCGGCGGATTCCAGCACGGGCTGCAACAAGGTAAAGTAAAACGTTAGTAGCTGCGGACGGTTTTCCGCGAATCGCCGTGTACATGCTTTTGC belongs to Cardiocondyla obscurior isolate alpha-2009 linkage group LG28, Cobs3.1, whole genome shotgun sequence and includes:
- the Zdhhc8 gene encoding palmitoyltransferase ZDHHC8 isoform X1 — encoded protein: MPKCDVKTRYLPATFAWMVLLVTTALFFIFPCSNYYVSRWGLWVPALQGVITFFVVINFSLATFMDPGVIPKAPPDEDREDDFRAPLYKNVEINGITVRMKWCVTCKFYRPPRCSHCSVCNHCIETFDHHCPWVNNCIGRRNYRYFFFFLLSLSFHMLSIFGLCLYYLLEHKEHLSEVNTIVALILMGVVMLLFIPIFGLTGFHVVLVSRGRTTNEQVTGKFNGGYNPFSRGCLRNCCYTQFGPQYPRYCKEPSLLKPDKYSGKRRGACASEISTIGSENQVKTYMDSSNGVRNASSNAYNKLSPGRDGSDTDMEPTASQSADCEPTPPLQRHGSKSNFFLPPVETNESPRHPPPSQHRHPIHYPRGSPHPRPRGMNGSRSHTPDPLSPETSGSPATLPQRQGGASPTMQQRIKAIGVPTPLAISSPIRRSNPGTPTQVRRPDFIGVNEAPTYYDVQQGNNTGVGIPSSIITGYSPQRRFLSESELVRQGTDHPYSRTNNTVDNIRELAGSPQRGVYMWKDNSPGSYPGPPPGAVSGALHQSPSHRPPTSYDYYRSNPTSPTQQSQYTTNAPRAAYHPAIRGGVPVFPPQPHQSPQVKRKATTMATPTTPTSGDARRRPMSFVRALEMTDSMELVSAPNDPRSQRPTTPTPDRASVYDMNYEISV
- the Zdhhc8 gene encoding palmitoyltransferase ZDHHC8 isoform X2 encodes the protein MPKCDVKTRYLPATFAWMVLLVTTALFFIFPCSNYYVSRWGLWVPALQGVITFFVVINFSLATFMDPGVIPKAPPDEDREDDFRAPLYKNVEINGITVRMKWCVTCKFYRPPRCSHCSVCNHCIETFDHHCPWVNNCIGRRNYRYFFFFLLSLSFHMLSIFGLCLYYLLEHKEHLSEVNTIVALILMGVVMLLFIPIFGLTGFHVVLVSRGRTTNEQVTGKFNGGYNPFSRGCLRNCCYTQFGPQYPSLLKPDKYSGKRRGACASEISTIGSENQVKTYMDSSNGVRNASSNAYNKLSPGRDGSDTDMEPTASQSADCEPTPPLQRHGSKSNFFLPPVETNESPRHPPPSQHRHPIHYPRGSPHPRPRGMNGSRSHTPDPLSPETSGSPATLPQRQGGASPTMQQRIKAIGVPTPLAISSPIRRSNPGTPTQVRRPDFIGVNEAPTYYDVQQGNNTGVGIPSSIITGYSPQRRFLSESELVRQGTDHPYSRTNNTVDNIRELAGSPQRGVYMWKDNSPGSYPGPPPGAVSGALHQSPSHRPPTSYDYYRSNPTSPTQQSQYTTNAPRAAYHPAIRGGVPVFPPQPHQSPQVKRKATTMATPTTPTSGDARRRPMSFVRALEMTDSMELVSAPNDPRSQRPTTPTPDRASVYDMNYEISV
- the LOC139112305 gene encoding DNA primase large subunit-like isoform X3; protein product: MSVSQRRAALVKELLKEEITEFARLIDSRGHGSNTDVDICARKRDHISHFVLRSVVAFDASKKRWFFKQEARLFKWRFSSLNSEGIRRFMCVNNFDFIPISLNEKKDIRECLEASFPYINDIDNTQFYSVPFSEVPNLLKKRKAFIMQGKAFIPEQEMAFLFVTHFRRIFISSFEIAREARANLYNDERFAYIFANLENSIQIENTIFVQDQEIRKHVSINQLDEFAEFSYPLCMRVLHKALKNNHHLTHGGRVQYCLFLKGIGLSLSNVMTFWENEFTKMASDVKFGKEQIYAVRYAFGLEGSRRNYQPYSCSKIMESALGPRDCHGCPFNYMLHNVLEEELVDCGFNKHEISTILKLSKDGQSFAACNKYFEMKHDCSNDTFFKHPNVYFNESMKHHLSIT
- the LOC139112305 gene encoding DNA primase large subunit-like isoform X2, with protein sequence MTSPMKLTSNNPDDMYSHDLQLYQNPPFGEVMLNELKEICITRLKVLSLVERIHLGNLTMSVSQRRAALVKELLKEEITEFARLIDSRGHGSNTDVDICARKRDHISHFVLRSVVAFDASKKRWFFKQEARLFKWRFSSLNSEGIRRFMCVNNFDFIPISLNEKKDIRECLEASFPYINDIDNTQFYSVPFSEVPNLLKKRKAFIMQGKAFIPEQEMAFLFVTHFRRIFISSFEIAREARANLYNDERFAYIFANLENSIQIENTIFVQDQEIRKHVSINQLDEFAEFSYPLCMRVLHKALKNNHHLTHGGRVQYCLFLKGIGLSLSNVMTFWENEFTKMASDVKFGKEQIYAVRYAFGLEGSRRNYQPYSCSKIMESALGPRDCHGCPFNYMLHNVLEEELVDCGFNKHEISTILKLSKDGQSFAACNKYFEMKHDCSNDTFFKHPNVYFNESMKHHLSIT
- the LOC139112305 gene encoding DNA primase large subunit-like isoform X1 — translated: MIIKWVLFFSGTKSNVISAMTSPMKLTSNNPDDMYSHDLQLYQNPPFGEVMLNELKEICITRLKVLSLVERIHLGNLTMSVSQRRAALVKELLKEEITEFARLIDSRGHGSNTDVDICARKRDHISHFVLRSVVAFDASKKRWFFKQEARLFKWRFSSLNSEGIRRFMCVNNFDFIPISLNEKKDIRECLEASFPYINDIDNTQFYSVPFSEVPNLLKKRKAFIMQGKAFIPEQEMAFLFVTHFRRIFISSFEIAREARANLYNDERFAYIFANLENSIQIENTIFVQDQEIRKHVSINQLDEFAEFSYPLCMRVLHKALKNNHHLTHGGRVQYCLFLKGIGLSLSNVMTFWENEFTKMASDVKFGKEQIYAVRYAFGLEGSRRNYQPYSCSKIMESALGPRDCHGCPFNYMLHNVLEEELVDCGFNKHEISTILKLSKDGQSFAACNKYFEMKHDCSNDTFFKHPNVYFNESMKHHLSIT